The Bradyrhizobium sp. LLZ17 genomic sequence TTGGGCAGTCGTGGTCATCGTTGTCGCTTCTTTACTTGGTTGCCTGGCGAGAGGTCGCCGGCCGGTGCCGCTTCTTCGGGGGCATGGCATAGCCCGGAATGATGGCACCGGGATAGCAGATCACGAGGCTGGCGAGCCGATGCCCGGCCTGGGCGGCCTCGACCGAACCGGAACCGCCGAGCCTGGCGGCAATATAGGCCGCGGCAAAGCTGTCGCCGGCGGCGGTGGTGTCGACCACGGGCTTGGTCATGGGTTCGGCGCGTACCTCGCTCGTCCCGCCCGGAAAGCGCAACAGGCTCACCGGCTCGGCGAGCCGGAACACGAGCTCGGGCGTGGGGATGCGCGCCATCAGCTGATCGCGGCTCTCGCCCGGATAGAGCGCGTGCAGGTCCTCGGTCGAGGTCAGCACGATATCGGCACCTGCGAAGGCCGCAGCAAAGACCTCGCGCGCAACATCGCGATCGGGCCAGCCGCGGGCACGAAAGTGGTATCGAACACGAATCGGGTGCCGAGCAGGCGTGCGCGCTTGATCGCGGCGAACAGGCGCTCGCGCCCGGCTGCGTCGTAGATCGAGAGCGTGATGGCGGAGAGATAGATGATGTCGTAGCTCATCAGCGAGTTGAGGATCTCGTCCGTCTCCGGCAGATCCATCAATCGGCGCGCGGCCGCGCTGTCGCGCCAGTGGAAGAACTGGCGCTCGCCATTGCCGTCCGTTTGGATCATGTAGAGGCCGGGTAGCTTCCCCGGCACACGCACGACCCGTCGGGTCCCGACCCCCTCCGCGGTCCAGGCCGCGACCATCTCATCGCTCAAGCCGTCGTCGCCAAGCGCGGTGAGATAGTCGACCTTGACCTCCAGCCGCGCGAGATAGACGGCGGTGTTGAGGGTGTCTCCGCCGAAGCCACGCGAATATAGGCCACCACCCTGCCCGGCATGTTGTCCCCCTTGGGCCTGCCGGAGCTCGACCATGCATTCGCCGATGCAAGCAACGCTCGCCATCACTTTACCCGCTCAGTCACAGATTACGCGACGAAATTGCCGCCGAGCTCGTCTTCGATGTGAATGCGGATGATATCGTCGAACGTCCTCTCGGCGGTGGTGAAGCCGAGCTCGAGCGACCGCTTTGGGTTGAAGTTGCGCGGCCAGCCGCCGACGATGCCGACGATGAAGGGATCCGGCTCCCGCTTGATGCGCGCGGCCACCTTGTCCCCAGCGACCCGCTTCAGGGCCGCGATCTGCTCGCCGACCGTGGCTGACAGGCCGGGCATGGTGAGGTTGCGGCGCGGGCCGACGGCGGCGAGATCCATCGTGCCGGCATGGAGCAGGAAACCGACGGCAGAGCGCGGTGTGGCGTGCCAGTGGCGGACGTCCTCGGAAACCGGCAACACCGCTTCCTTGCCGGCCAGCGGCTCGCGGAGGATGTTGGAGAAGAAGCCTGATGCCGCCTTGTTGGGCAGGCCGGGCCGGATGCAGATGGTCGGCAGGCGGATGCCGATGCCGTCGAGGAAGCCGCGGCGCGAATAGTCGGCGAGCAGCAATTCACCGATCGCCTTCTGCGCGCCGTAGCTCAACAGCGGGGTGTGGAAGAACTCGTCGCCGATCGCCTCCGGGAACGGCGCGCCGAACACCGCGATCGAGGATGTGAAGACCACGCGCGGCTTGTAGCCGCCGCCCGCAAGCCTGACGGCGTCGAGCAGCATCCGCGTGCCGTCGAGATTGATGCGGTAGCCCTTGTCGAAATCGAGCTCGGCTTCGCCGGACACGATCGCGGCGAGATGGAAGATCACGTCTGGGCGACCGACGATCAGTTTTTCAGCCGCGCCCGGCACAGCAAAGTCTCCGGACACCATCTCGACCGCGAAACCGGCCTTTTCCGGCTTCTTCGGCTCGACCACGTCATGCATGGTCAGCTTGGTGATCTCGCTCTTGCCGAGCCGGCCATCGCGCAACAGCCGTTCACACAATTTGCGGCCGACCATGCCGGCGGCGCCCAGAACCAGAATGTGCAAGAGCCTACTCCTTTTATTGGCCGGAACGCGCCGCTCCTGGTGCGTTCTCCTCACGCTCCCTTGGCGCGCTCTCAAGGCTGGCCCCGCAATCACTCCTTCACGGCGCCGGTCATTGCCGACACATAGTACTCCACGAAGAAGGAATAAAGGATAACTACGGGGACCGAACCGGTCAGGGCTGCGGCCATCAGCGCGCCCCAATGGTAGACGTCGCCATTGACGAGCTCCGTAATGGCGCCGACCGGGATGGTCTTGTTCTCGGATGAGGAGATGAAGGTCAGCGCATAGATGAACTCGTTCCACGACAATGTGAAGGCGAAAATGCCGGCCGAGATCACCCCCGGCAGGGACAGCGGCAGCGTGATCTTCGTCAGGATCTGGAGCCGCGTCGCCCCGTCGATCAGCGCACACTCCTCGAGCTCATAGGGAATGGTGCGGAAGTAGCCCATCAGGAGCCAGGTGCAGAACGGGATCAGGAAGGTCGGATAGGTCAGGATCAGCGCCAAATTGCCGTCGAACAGGCCGAGCTGGAACACGATCGCCGCGAGCGGAATGAACAGGATCGAGGGCGGCACGAGGTAGCCCAGAAAGATCGCCAGGCCGACGTAGCGCGATCCCTTGTAGCGCAGCCGCTCGATCGCGTAGGCCGCGCACACACTGGCAAACAGCGAGATGCAGGTCGAGGACACCGAGACGATCACCGTATTCCACATCCACTGCGGATAATCGGTCTCGAAGAACAGCTTGTTGATGTGCTCGAACGTCGGATGCAGGATCCAGAACGGATTGTACTTCTCGTAGTCGTACATCTCCGCGTCCGGCTTGAACGTCGCAACCGCCATCCAATAGAACGGGAACAGCAGGAAGAACATGATCAGGCCGAGCGGAAGATAGACGCGGAGAAATCTCCGCGGCAGGCTTTCCAAATAGGACATTCCGACGCTTTGGTCGTCCACCGTGGTCATGGTCAGTCCCTTCCGCCCTGCTGCCAGCGAGACCGCTGAAGTCCGAAGAAGCTGAGCAGGATCGCGGCGACCAGGAACAGGATCATCGCATTCGAGATCGCCGCCCCCTCCCCGAGATTGCCGCCGGTGATGGCGCGCTGGAACGACAGCGTCGCCATCAGATGCGTGGCATTGATCGGCCCGCCGCGCGTGATGGTGTAGATCAGCTGGAAATCGGTGAACGTCATCAGCACCGAGAACGTCATGACCACCGCGATGATCGGCGACAGCATCGGCAGGGTAATGTGGCGGAAGCGCTGCAGATTGGTCGCACCGTCGAGATTGGCGGCCTCATAGAGCGAAGGCGAGATGGTCTGGAGCCCCGCGAGCAGCGTGATGGCGACGAAGGGTACCCCGCGCCAGATGTTGGCGACGACCACCGACCAGCGCGCGTTCCAGGGATCGCCGAGGAAGTCGATGTAGTGCGAGATCAGGCCCGCCTTGATCAGCACCCAGGAGATGATCGAGAACTGGCTGTCGTAGATCCA encodes the following:
- the denD gene encoding D-erythronate dehydrogenase, producing the protein MHILVLGAAGMVGRKLCERLLRDGRLGKSEITKLTMHDVVEPKKPEKAGFAVEMVSGDFAVPGAAEKLIVGRPDVIFHLAAIVSGEAELDFDKGYRINLDGTRMLLDAVRLAGGGYKPRVVFTSSIAVFGAPFPEAIGDEFFHTPLLSYGAQKAIGELLLADYSRRGFLDGIGIRLPTICIRPGLPNKAASGFFSNILREPLAGKEAVLPVSEDVRHWHATPRSAVGFLLHAGTMDLAAVGPRRNLTMPGLSATVGEQIAALKRVAGDKVAARIKREPDPFIVGIVGGWPRNFNPKRSLELGFTTAERTFDDIIRIHIEDELGGNFVA
- a CDS encoding carbohydrate ABC transporter permease, translated to MTTVDDQSVGMSYLESLPRRFLRVYLPLGLIMFFLLFPFYWMAVATFKPDAEMYDYEKYNPFWILHPTFEHINKLFFETDYPQWMWNTVIVSVSSTCISLFASVCAAYAIERLRYKGSRYVGLAIFLGYLVPPSILFIPLAAIVFQLGLFDGNLALILTYPTFLIPFCTWLLMGYFRTIPYELEECALIDGATRLQILTKITLPLSLPGVISAGIFAFTLSWNEFIYALTFISSSENKTIPVGAITELVNGDVYHWGALMAAALTGSVPVVILYSFFVEYYVSAMTGAVKE
- a CDS encoding carbohydrate ABC transporter permease, with protein sequence MAVMAEPVAAHLKRSSLWSRAFESRNFLGAMFMVPAIAILVLFLAYPLALGFWLGMTDTKIGGVGRYIGFQNFVSLSKDSVFWLSVFNTIFYTVAASIMKFAIGLYLALLLNERLPFKSIIRAIVLLPFVVPTVLSAIAFWWIYDSQFSIISWVLIKAGLISHYIDFLGDPWNARWSVVVANIWRGVPFVAITLLAGLQTISPSLYEAANLDGATNLQRFRHITLPMLSPIIAVVMTFSVLMTFTDFQLIYTITRGGPINATHLMATLSFQRAITGGNLGEGAAISNAMILFLVAAILLSFFGLQRSRWQQGGRD